In a single window of the Romeriopsis navalis LEGE 11480 genome:
- a CDS encoding type IV pilus twitching motility protein PilT — MTASSANGVTSATQVTAAQTAATVIHHPETPSVRHLIQSAYNHGATAIYMQIGRPPFYRLHGKLVAQEHYPVINPEIFSGLIQECLNPEQLTTYQRHQKLDANILIPGVARARINCGPTSQGVQSISLTGLLIDDPTPTIERQGTIRGIVDDARTCSTSDIHIQVGEVPRFRIQGYMRPQERYGVITPRQFDEFIEEILTEEQQAIFKTRYELDTAIYYPNLVRCRVNCAMSMTGGVIVLRLISLEVPTITTMGLPDVLGYLAEEHQGLILVTGSVNTGKSTTLAAMIRHINDTMPRKIVTIEDPVEYVHSSNQSLITQREVGLHTHEFKHALRSALRQDPDVILIGEMRDRETVDTAIRAALTGHLVLGTLHTKGSVNAVKRILNFYSPEEQETIRYQIVEALRAVIAQTLVPTLSGSRTAALEIMLNTDAIRDYLQKGAIDEIHQLMEEGNQSSQTMNQALFDLCEDNIVDPEDALKVAFNPDDLGYMLKNYTRRSSRSGLQSKDYGNMTPR, encoded by the coding sequence ATGACTGCTAGTTCTGCTAATGGCGTCACGAGTGCGACGCAAGTTACCGCCGCTCAAACCGCTGCAACCGTCATCCATCATCCAGAAACACCGTCTGTAAGGCATCTCATACAGTCGGCCTATAATCACGGTGCAACGGCGATTTATATGCAGATTGGCCGTCCCCCCTTTTATCGGTTACATGGGAAGTTAGTCGCACAAGAGCACTATCCCGTGATTAATCCAGAAATTTTTAGCGGTTTAATCCAGGAATGTCTCAATCCCGAACAGTTGACGACTTACCAGCGGCATCAAAAACTCGACGCCAATATTCTGATTCCCGGCGTTGCCCGCGCACGGATCAACTGTGGTCCCACCTCTCAAGGAGTCCAATCAATCAGTCTCACGGGGCTGTTGATTGATGATCCGACGCCAACGATCGAGCGCCAAGGTACGATTCGCGGGATTGTTGATGATGCCCGCACCTGCAGCACCTCGGATATCCATATTCAGGTGGGGGAAGTTCCTCGCTTCCGCATTCAAGGTTATATGCGCCCCCAGGAACGCTACGGCGTCATTACACCTCGACAGTTTGATGAATTTATTGAAGAAATTTTAACGGAAGAGCAGCAGGCGATTTTCAAAACGCGCTACGAACTCGATACCGCAATCTATTATCCGAATCTGGTGCGCTGCCGCGTCAACTGCGCCATGTCAATGACCGGCGGGGTAATTGTTCTACGTCTAATCTCGCTTGAGGTTCCGACCATTACCACTATGGGATTACCGGACGTATTGGGCTATTTAGCCGAAGAACACCAAGGACTAATTCTCGTTACGGGATCGGTCAACACGGGAAAGTCAACGACCTTAGCGGCCATGATCCGCCACATCAACGATACGATGCCCCGGAAAATCGTGACGATCGAGGATCCCGTTGAATACGTCCATAGTTCGAACCAGTCGTTAATTACCCAACGGGAAGTGGGACTACATACCCACGAATTCAAACATGCCTTGCGCTCGGCCTTACGTCAGGATCCAGATGTGATTTTGATTGGCGAAATGCGCGATCGTGAAACCGTTGACACCGCAATTCGCGCTGCGCTTACCGGACACCTCGTCCTGGGTACACTGCATACCAAAGGGTCGGTCAATGCCGTCAAACGGATTCTCAACTTTTACAGCCCGGAAGAACAAGAAACGATCCGCTACCAAATTGTTGAAGCGTTGCGGGCCGTCATTGCCCAAACATTGGTACCGACGCTGAGCGGCAGTCGCACCGCCGCCCTGGAAATCATGCTCAACACCGATGCCATTCGCGACTATTTACAGAAAGGCGCGATCGATGAAATTCATCAGCTGATGGAAGAAGGGAATCAAAGCTCGCAAACCATGAATCAGGCGTTGTTTGATCTATGTGAAGACAACATCGTGGATCCTGAAGATGCCTTAAAAGTGGCCTTTAACCCCGACGATCTTGGCTATATGCTGAAAAACTACACACGCCGATCCAGTCGATCGGGGCTTCAAAGTAAAGACTACGGCAACATGACGCCGCGCTAA
- a CDS encoding NAD(P)H-quinone oxidoreductase subunit 4, with product MLSTTFPWLSATILLPLVAAALIPVIPDKEGKTVRWYSLGAAIANFGLIIYAISQNYDLQASGYQLVENFAWVPQIGLNWSMAIDGVSMPLVLLTGLVTTLAILAGWKVKQKPRLFYALMLVMFSAQIGVFCAQDLLQFFLIWELELVPVYLLIAIWGGPKRRYAATKFILYTAISSIFILVAALAMAFYGGNITFNLTELGMKDYATWFELLVYAGFLISFGVKLSVFPFHTWLPDAHGEASAPVSMILAGVLLKMGGYGLIRMNVQMLPEAHVYFAPVLAVLGIVNIIYGAFASFAQRNLKRRLAYSSISHMGFVLLGIAAYTELGMNGAVLQMVSHGLIAAALFFLAGVAYDRTHTLSLDVMQGLAKKMPSAFALFTVAAMASLALPGMSGFVGELEIFMGFATSDIYTSGFKAVIVFLTAVGLILTPVYLLSMLREMFYGEESDSVQSEPIFDANSRELFIAACLILPIIGIGLYPKFLTQSYDATTVEIASEARNAVSTVAGDTTHLPQVSWAAPRIAETAMVDVTHMVK from the coding sequence ATGCTGAGTACGACATTTCCCTGGCTAAGCGCCACCATCCTGCTACCGCTCGTAGCTGCCGCCCTGATTCCGGTGATTCCGGATAAAGAAGGTAAGACTGTTCGTTGGTATAGCCTCGGTGCGGCGATCGCCAACTTCGGATTAATCATTTACGCAATTTCGCAAAACTACGATCTCCAGGCTTCGGGTTATCAGTTAGTTGAAAATTTTGCCTGGGTTCCCCAGATTGGCCTGAACTGGTCCATGGCCATAGACGGCGTTTCCATGCCTTTGGTTTTACTCACTGGCCTCGTCACGACTTTGGCGATTTTGGCCGGGTGGAAAGTCAAGCAGAAACCCCGCTTGTTTTACGCCTTGATGCTGGTCATGTTTAGCGCCCAAATCGGCGTCTTCTGTGCTCAGGATCTATTGCAGTTCTTCCTGATTTGGGAATTGGAGCTGGTACCGGTTTACCTACTTATCGCAATTTGGGGTGGTCCCAAACGTCGCTATGCCGCGACGAAGTTCATTCTCTACACCGCAATTTCCTCGATTTTCATCCTGGTTGCGGCCCTCGCCATGGCATTCTACGGTGGCAATATCACCTTCAACTTGACTGAGCTCGGCATGAAGGACTATGCCACTTGGTTTGAATTGTTGGTTTACGCGGGTTTCCTGATTTCCTTTGGTGTGAAGCTATCGGTATTCCCATTCCACACTTGGTTGCCCGATGCGCACGGTGAGGCTTCGGCACCAGTTTCGATGATTCTGGCCGGTGTGCTGTTGAAGATGGGTGGCTACGGTTTGATTCGGATGAATGTCCAAATGTTGCCAGAAGCCCACGTTTACTTCGCCCCCGTGCTAGCAGTCCTTGGTATCGTCAATATCATTTACGGGGCTTTCGCTTCCTTTGCTCAGCGCAACCTGAAGCGTCGGTTGGCTTATTCCTCGATTTCTCACATGGGGTTTGTCCTGTTGGGCATCGCCGCCTACACGGAGCTGGGCATGAACGGCGCAGTTCTCCAGATGGTTTCCCACGGGTTGATTGCCGCTGCCCTCTTTTTCTTAGCGGGTGTGGCCTACGATCGGACACATACATTGAGTCTCGACGTCATGCAGGGCTTGGCCAAGAAGATGCCTTCTGCCTTCGCACTGTTCACAGTCGCGGCGATGGCTTCTCTGGCATTACCCGGTATGAGTGGCTTTGTCGGTGAGCTGGAAATCTTTATGGGCTTTGCCACGAGCGACATCTATACTTCTGGGTTCAAAGCCGTTATCGTCTTCTTGACGGCAGTCGGACTGATCCTGACACCGGTCTACTTACTGTCGATGCTGCGGGAGATGTTCTACGGCGAAGAGAGCGATTCGGTTCAAAGTGAGCCGATCTTCGATGCGAATTCCCGTGAGCTATTTATCGCGGCTTGCTTGATTCTGCCCATCATCGGCATTGGTCTCTATCCGAAGTTCTTGACTCAGAGCTACGACGCGACGACAGTTGAGATTGCCTCGGAAGCACGCAACGCTGTTTCGACCGTGGCTGGCGACACAACCCACCTACCACAGGTTTCCTGGGCCGCCCCTCGGATTGCGGAAACAGCCATGGTGGATGTGACTCACATGGTCAAGTAA
- a CDS encoding Uma2 family endonuclease, translated as MVQAPSKSVTLAAFLAMPETKPASELIDGAIFQKPMPQGKHSLLQGDLVPAINGVLKPKKIGRAFPELRCTFGERSTVPDVTVFQWSRIPRDESGEIANAFTNAPDWTIEILSPDQSQTRVVKNIMHCLKHGAQMGWLIDPEEQTVLVYYPDRELEILDDPDQQLPVPAFAEAVELTVGMLFSWLLD; from the coding sequence ATGGTTCAAGCACCCTCAAAATCAGTAACGTTGGCGGCATTTTTGGCGATGCCAGAGACAAAACCGGCAAGTGAGTTGATTGATGGCGCAATTTTTCAGAAACCAATGCCTCAAGGAAAACATAGCCTGCTGCAAGGCGACTTAGTACCGGCAATCAACGGCGTCTTAAAGCCCAAAAAAATTGGTCGGGCATTCCCTGAACTACGTTGTACATTTGGCGAACGTTCAACTGTACCGGATGTCACAGTCTTTCAATGGTCACGTATCCCAAGGGATGAATCAGGAGAAATCGCCAACGCCTTTACGAATGCCCCGGATTGGACGATCGAAATTCTTTCTCCGGATCAAAGCCAGACCCGTGTAGTGAAAAATATTATGCACTGCCTCAAACATGGAGCACAGATGGGATGGCTGATTGACCCCGAAGAACAAACGGTCTTGGTTTACTATCCCGATCGTGAGCTAGAAATTCTGGATGACCCCGATCAGCAATTGCCCGTCCCAGCATTTGCCGAAGCAGTGGAATTAACCGTGGGAATGCTGTTTAGTTGGCTATTGGATTAG
- the panB gene encoding 3-methyl-2-oxobutanoate hydroxymethyltransferase, with protein MSVKLQQFADWKQQGRRITVLTAWDYAFAEILDQAGVEMILVGDSLAMVTLGHPTTLPLTLDEMIHHAKAVRRGVKNAWITVDLPFGTYQESPEQAVRSASRVLQETGANAVKLEGGYPEVAATVAKLVKVGIPVMGHVGLTPQSVQTLGFTQQGKTDAEGDRIFAEAIALEKAGAFSIVLEHIPTDLAQSITNKLAIPTIGIGAGAGCDGQVLVTTDALGLGSWKPPFAKAYANLRETITQAVQAFTDEVRSGQFPE; from the coding sequence ATGTCCGTGAAGCTGCAACAGTTTGCTGATTGGAAACAGCAGGGTCGTCGGATTACGGTGCTGACGGCTTGGGATTATGCGTTTGCCGAGATTCTGGACCAAGCTGGGGTTGAAATGATTTTGGTGGGGGATTCTTTGGCGATGGTGACGCTGGGACATCCAACAACCTTGCCCTTGACCTTGGATGAAATGATTCACCATGCCAAAGCGGTGCGGCGGGGTGTAAAAAATGCCTGGATTACGGTGGATTTACCGTTTGGGACGTACCAAGAAAGTCCTGAGCAAGCCGTGCGATCGGCGAGTCGCGTTTTGCAAGAAACCGGCGCGAATGCGGTCAAGCTAGAAGGTGGCTACCCGGAAGTAGCAGCGACAGTCGCAAAACTAGTCAAAGTGGGGATTCCGGTGATGGGTCATGTGGGACTGACGCCGCAGTCGGTTCAGACTTTGGGCTTTACACAGCAAGGTAAGACCGATGCCGAGGGCGATCGCATATTCGCTGAAGCGATTGCCTTAGAGAAGGCCGGTGCTTTCTCGATCGTCCTGGAACATATACCCACGGACCTCGCCCAGTCGATTACCAATAAACTGGCGATTCCGACGATCGGTATTGGTGCGGGTGCTGGCTGTGATGGTCAGGTATTGGTGACGACGGATGCTTTGGGGCTGGGCAGTTGGAAGCCTCCGTTTGCGAAAGCCTATGCGAATTTACGCGAGACCATTACCCAGGCAGTGCAAGCGTTTACGGACGAAGTGCGATCGGGGCAGTTTCCAGAGTAG
- the lipA gene encoding lipoyl synthase, translating to MPESSLSSPDQSMPQSVVAAQKRQEVQSMPAWLRRSTLGKASEISQVQQIIKQRNIHTICEEGRCPNRGECYSQGTATFLLMGPVCTRSCAFCQVDKGHAPMPLDPEEPQKVAESVRLLGLRYVVLTSVTRDDLPDQGASWFVDTISAIRAACSDTQIEILTPDFWGGRVDGKDPDVLQLERIKTVVGAQPVCYNHNIETVERLQGVVRRGAKYDRSLKVLQQVKELDATIATKSGLMLGHGETQDEVVQTLQDLRAVDCDRLTLGQYMRPSLEHLPVQKYWHPDEFEELGEIARSMGFSHVRSGPLVRSSYHAGEAS from the coding sequence ATGCCTGAATCTTCGCTCTCGTCGCCCGATCAATCCATGCCACAAAGCGTTGTTGCGGCGCAGAAACGTCAGGAAGTCCAGTCTATGCCCGCATGGTTGCGCCGATCGACTCTCGGTAAGGCCAGCGAGATTTCCCAAGTGCAGCAAATTATCAAGCAGCGCAATATTCACACGATTTGCGAAGAAGGCCGCTGTCCGAATCGGGGTGAATGCTACAGCCAAGGCACTGCCACATTTTTATTAATGGGGCCGGTCTGTACTCGATCGTGCGCGTTCTGTCAGGTGGATAAAGGCCATGCGCCGATGCCGCTGGACCCGGAGGAGCCGCAGAAAGTGGCCGAGTCGGTGCGATTGTTGGGCTTACGCTATGTCGTGCTGACTTCCGTAACCCGGGATGATTTACCCGATCAGGGCGCGAGTTGGTTTGTGGATACGATTTCCGCTATCCGCGCGGCCTGTTCCGACACTCAAATTGAAATCCTCACTCCCGATTTTTGGGGTGGGCGAGTTGATGGCAAAGATCCTGATGTTCTACAGCTTGAGCGGATTAAAACGGTTGTAGGCGCACAGCCGGTTTGCTACAACCACAATATTGAGACAGTTGAGCGGTTACAGGGTGTGGTGCGTCGCGGGGCGAAGTACGATCGATCTCTTAAGGTGTTGCAGCAGGTCAAGGAATTGGATGCGACGATCGCCACGAAGTCAGGTCTGATGCTGGGGCATGGTGAAACCCAGGATGAGGTGGTCCAAACGCTGCAAGATTTGCGCGCGGTTGATTGCGATCGGTTAACCTTGGGGCAATATATGCGGCCTTCCCTGGAGCATTTGCCCGTGCAGAAGTATTGGCACCCCGATGAATTCGAGGAATTGGGAGAGATTGCGCGATCGATGGGTTTTAGTCACGTGCGATCGGGGCCGCTGGTCCGCAGTTCATACCATGCGGGTGAGGCAAGTTAG
- a CDS encoding response regulator encodes MASHKVLVIDDSAVIRNMVRDMLPKGNFEVLEAKDGVQGITLVQQERPTLIMLDFLLPRMSGWEVYQKIQEQPELQSIPLVLMSGRKEEVTEKLTEPFEYFEFVQKPFDQRQLIAAIKASMSKAKRRPGVVTTSTSTGDANAEVAQLKAQVARLQTEMAALKKQQAQILAFIKQKLMNK; translated from the coding sequence GTGGCAAGTCACAAGGTCCTGGTGATTGACGATAGCGCCGTTATTCGAAATATGGTGCGAGATATGTTGCCGAAGGGGAACTTTGAAGTTCTAGAGGCAAAGGATGGCGTACAAGGCATCACCCTCGTGCAGCAAGAGCGGCCCACACTGATTATGTTGGACTTCTTGCTGCCGCGCATGAGTGGTTGGGAAGTTTACCAAAAAATCCAGGAACAACCAGAGCTTCAGAGTATTCCTCTAGTCCTGATGTCCGGCCGCAAAGAGGAAGTCACAGAAAAGCTGACTGAGCCATTCGAATATTTCGAATTTGTGCAAAAGCCGTTTGACCAGCGTCAGCTGATCGCGGCGATTAAAGCCTCCATGAGTAAGGCCAAGCGCCGTCCGGGTGTTGTCACAACCTCCACCAGCACGGGTGATGCTAACGCGGAAGTGGCACAACTGAAGGCACAGGTCGCCCGCCTCCAAACCGAAATGGCCGCGCTCAAGAAACAGCAAGCGCAGATCTTGGCCTTCATCAAGCAAAAGCTGATGAACAAGTAA
- the recR gene encoding recombination mediator RecR — MVYTRPLARLIEHFQHLPGIGPKSAQRLALHILNRPEDEVASLAQALIDAKKQVGQCQECGHLSAEPVCEICRAPNRDGTMICVVSDSRDLIALEKTREYKGKYHVLGGLISPIDGIGPEQLNIQALVRRVSQQKAAEVILAINPSVEGETTTLYIGHLLKPFTRVTRIAFGLPMGGDLEYADEVTLARALEGRRDLE; from the coding sequence ATGGTCTACACTCGCCCCCTAGCCCGATTAATTGAGCATTTTCAGCATCTCCCTGGGATTGGCCCTAAATCCGCTCAACGGTTAGCACTACACATCCTTAATCGCCCTGAAGATGAAGTGGCTTCCCTGGCCCAGGCGTTGATTGATGCTAAAAAGCAAGTGGGGCAATGCCAGGAATGTGGGCATTTGTCGGCGGAACCCGTATGTGAAATCTGTCGTGCGCCCAATCGGGATGGCACGATGATTTGTGTTGTCTCGGATTCGCGGGATTTGATCGCCCTAGAGAAGACCCGCGAATATAAGGGTAAATATCACGTGCTGGGGGGACTAATTTCGCCGATTGACGGCATTGGTCCTGAGCAGCTGAATATCCAAGCATTAGTGCGCCGCGTCAGTCAGCAAAAAGCGGCTGAAGTGATTTTGGCGATTAATCCGAGTGTGGAAGGTGAGACAACGACACTTTATATCGGACATCTGTTGAAGCCTTTTACGCGGGTGACACGGATCGCTTTTGGTTTGCCGATGGGGGGGGATTTAGAATATGCCGATGAAGTGACCTTAGCCCGGGCTTTAGAAGGTCGCCGTGACTTGGAATAA
- a CDS encoding histidine triad nucleotide-binding protein, with protein MSDTIFGKILRREIPADIVYEDDMCMAFRDVAPQAPVHVLLIPKKSIVSLATAAPADHQVLGHLMIKAAHIAEQEGLEKGYRVVTNIGHDGGQTVHHLHLHIMGGRRMNWPPG; from the coding sequence ATGAGCGATACTATTTTTGGCAAGATTCTGCGCCGTGAGATTCCGGCGGACATTGTGTACGAAGACGATATGTGTATGGCCTTTCGGGATGTGGCACCCCAAGCTCCAGTGCATGTATTGTTGATTCCGAAAAAGTCGATCGTGAGTTTGGCAACGGCGGCCCCAGCCGATCATCAAGTGCTGGGTCATTTGATGATTAAGGCTGCGCATATTGCGGAGCAGGAAGGGTTAGAAAAGGGCTATCGAGTTGTGACGAATATTGGTCATGATGGTGGTCAGACCGTCCATCATCTGCATTTACATATCATGGGCGGTCGACGGATGAATTGGCCCCCGGGTTGA
- a CDS encoding YifB family Mg chelatase-like AAA ATPase: protein MLARIWSAALIGIDAVKIGVEVDIANGLPATVIVGLPDGAVQESKERVKAAIKNSGLGFPLRRIIINLAPADIRKEGPIFDLPISVGILAAYEQISAEFLDNYLFLGELSLDGSLRPVTGVLAIAATAQKLGFKNLVVPADNAREAAVVKGLSVFGFEHLREVADFLTDPTSVQPLKLDGEAELNQTQFSGEDLRDVKGQSQARRALEIAAAGGHNLVFVGPPGSGKTMLAKRLSGILPKLSFEEALEITRVHSVAGLLKDKGELVTHRPFRSPHHSASGVSLVGGGSFPKPGEISLSHRGILFLDELTEFKRDVLEFLRQPLEDGYVTITRTRQSVVFPAQFTLVASTNPCPCGFFGDSIQPCTCSPNARERYWAKLSGPLMDRIDLQVRVGRLKPEEVTQKAYGEDSTSVRQRVQTAREAAQARFKQTKLQCNADMQSSHLRQWCELDEATNRLLEGAIRKLGLSMRASDRVLKVARTIADLAGDRELQTQHVAEAIQYRTIDRMQ, encoded by the coding sequence ATGCTGGCAAGAATTTGGAGCGCGGCACTGATTGGCATTGATGCCGTGAAGATCGGGGTCGAAGTCGATATCGCCAATGGACTACCGGCAACAGTGATTGTGGGATTACCCGATGGCGCGGTACAGGAAAGCAAAGAGCGGGTCAAAGCCGCGATTAAGAATTCCGGGTTAGGGTTTCCGCTACGGCGCATTATTATTAACCTCGCGCCCGCCGATATTCGCAAGGAAGGCCCGATTTTTGATCTGCCAATTAGCGTTGGTATTCTGGCCGCCTATGAGCAGATTAGCGCCGAGTTTTTAGACAATTATTTGTTCTTAGGGGAGCTATCCCTCGATGGCAGTCTCCGACCGGTGACCGGGGTATTGGCGATCGCCGCCACCGCCCAGAAATTAGGCTTCAAAAACCTTGTCGTCCCGGCGGATAATGCCCGCGAAGCCGCCGTCGTCAAAGGACTTTCCGTTTTCGGCTTCGAGCACCTGCGTGAAGTCGCAGATTTCCTGACCGATCCGACTTCTGTCCAACCCCTGAAGCTGGATGGCGAAGCCGAACTCAACCAAACGCAATTCAGTGGCGAGGACTTACGCGATGTCAAAGGTCAAAGCCAAGCCCGTCGTGCTTTAGAAATTGCCGCCGCTGGCGGGCACAATTTAGTTTTCGTCGGACCGCCTGGAAGTGGCAAGACGATGTTAGCCAAACGTTTATCGGGAATCTTGCCCAAGTTGTCCTTTGAAGAAGCCCTAGAGATTACCCGAGTTCACTCCGTGGCTGGATTACTCAAAGATAAGGGAGAACTGGTGACACACCGCCCCTTTCGGAGTCCTCACCACTCGGCGTCTGGGGTTTCCCTCGTTGGCGGCGGCAGTTTTCCCAAACCGGGGGAAATCTCACTGTCCCACCGCGGCATTTTGTTTTTGGACGAGCTAACGGAATTTAAACGCGACGTGTTGGAGTTTCTGCGGCAACCGCTGGAAGATGGCTATGTGACAATCACACGCACCCGTCAATCCGTCGTCTTTCCAGCGCAGTTTACGCTAGTTGCCAGTACCAACCCTTGCCCATGCGGATTCTTTGGCGACTCGATCCAGCCTTGCACCTGCTCACCCAATGCCCGAGAACGCTACTGGGCAAAACTATCAGGTCCATTGATGGATCGAATTGATCTACAAGTCCGGGTCGGACGGCTCAAACCCGAGGAAGTCACCCAAAAAGCCTACGGTGAAGACTCAACCTCAGTGCGACAAAGGGTCCAAACCGCAAGGGAAGCGGCACAAGCACGATTTAAGCAAACTAAACTCCAGTGCAATGCCGATATGCAGAGTTCTCATTTACGCCAATGGTGCGAACTCGATGAAGCAACCAATCGACTACTCGAAGGGGCGATTCGGAAGCTGGGATTATCCATGCGGGCCAGCGATCGCGTGCTCAAGGTGGCCCGAACAATCGCTGATTTGGCTGGCGATCGTGAACTCCAAACCCAACATGTGGCGGAAGCGATTCAGTACCGCACCATCGATCGGATGCAATAG
- the purB gene encoding adenylosuccinate lyase, translating to MIERYTLPEMGAIWSDQYKFQTWLDVEVAVCEAQAELGYIPREAVAEIKAKANFEIERILEIEREVKHDVIAFLTNVNEYVGDAGRYIHLGMTSSDVLDTALSLQIVASMDLVMKKLEDCIQAIRYQAQQHRDTVMIGRSHGIHAEPITFGFKLAGWLAEMMRNRDRLIALKKGIAVGQISGAVGTYANIDPQIEALTCQKLSLEPDPASTQVISRDRHADLMNGLALICASMERFAVEIRNLQRTDVLEVEEYFSKGQKGSSAMPHKRNPIRTERLTGMARLVRGYAVAAVENVALWHERDISHSSVERVAFPDAFILTHFMLNETTDLVKHLLVHTKNMTRNMNLYGGVVFSQRVLLALIGKGMKREDAYAIVQTCAMSEWNVEGGNFRARIEENAQVTEVLSADEIADCFEAKHHLKNLDQVYQRLGI from the coding sequence TTGATTGAACGTTATACCTTGCCCGAGATGGGCGCAATTTGGAGCGATCAGTATAAGTTCCAGACCTGGCTGGATGTGGAGGTTGCCGTCTGCGAAGCCCAAGCGGAGTTGGGCTATATCCCCCGAGAAGCAGTCGCCGAAATCAAAGCGAAAGCCAATTTCGAGATCGAACGCATTCTCGAAATTGAGCGCGAAGTCAAGCACGATGTCATCGCCTTCCTTACAAATGTTAATGAGTACGTTGGGGATGCCGGACGCTACATTCACCTCGGCATGACGAGCTCGGATGTGCTCGATACGGCCTTATCGTTGCAAATCGTTGCCAGCATGGACTTGGTGATGAAAAAGCTCGAAGACTGCATTCAAGCAATTCGCTACCAGGCACAGCAGCACCGCGATACTGTGATGATCGGTCGTTCCCACGGAATTCATGCAGAGCCGATTACCTTTGGCTTTAAGCTCGCCGGATGGTTAGCCGAAATGATGCGCAACCGCGATCGCCTAATCGCATTAAAGAAAGGCATTGCCGTGGGTCAAATCTCCGGTGCAGTCGGCACCTATGCCAATATCGATCCACAAATTGAGGCATTAACCTGTCAGAAACTCAGCCTTGAACCCGATCCGGCATCGACACAGGTGATTTCACGCGATCGCCATGCTGACCTGATGAACGGTTTAGCCTTGATCTGCGCATCGATGGAACGCTTTGCGGTTGAAATTCGCAACCTGCAGCGCACCGATGTATTAGAAGTCGAGGAGTATTTCTCAAAGGGGCAAAAAGGTTCGTCAGCCATGCCGCACAAGCGTAATCCAATTCGCACAGAGCGACTCACTGGCATGGCACGGTTAGTGCGCGGTTACGCCGTCGCGGCTGTTGAGAACGTCGCACTGTGGCATGAACGAGACATTTCCCATAGTTCTGTCGAGCGGGTGGCCTTCCCAGATGCGTTCATCCTGACCCACTTCATGCTGAATGAAACAACTGACCTCGTGAAACATCTGCTGGTTCATACGAAGAATATGACCCGCAACATGAACCTCTACGGTGGGGTGGTATTTAGTCAGCGGGTCTTATTAGCACTCATTGGCAAAGGGATGAAACGCGAGGATGCCTATGCGATCGTCCAAACCTGCGCCATGAGCGAGTGGAATGTCGAAGGTGGGAACTTCCGCGCCCGCATTGAGGAAAATGCTCAGGTCACCGAAGTGCTCTCAGCGGATGAGATTGCGGATTGCTTTGAAGCAAAACATCATCTGAAGAACCTCGACCAGGTTTATCAACGTTTAGGGATTTAG